DNA from Globicephala melas chromosome 11, mGloMel1.2, whole genome shotgun sequence:
taaaaacagatgaaagaGTCCATCAGACTTGAGAATTCAGAATGTAGGACTAAGAACAGAAGAGGTGGTAGGAAGTAGAAGAACAAAAGCTCCATGGATTGTTTGGATACTGGTTTCATTTTCATAATCTTGACCACCTTTCACTAGATTCCAAGCCTGGATTTATTGAGGGTACGTAGTGTAAATTAGTGTAAATTGTACTCTCTCAAGTTCCACAAGATTATCACATATGGTTTTGTTCCTTGTCTTCACAGGCTCCCTGGGGAGGGGAATGCAGGGTTACTGGGGCTGGGCCCAGAGGCAGCAGCGCCTGGGAAAAGGATTCGAAAGCCCTCCCTGTTATATGAGGGATTCGAGAGCCCCACAATGGCTTCAGTGCCGGCTTTGCAACTAACCCCTGCCAACCCACCACCCCCGGAGGTGTCCAATCCCAAAAAGCCAGGACGGGTTACCAACCAGTTGCAATACCTGCACAAGGTGGTGATGAAGGCTCTGTGGAAACATCAGTTTGCATGGCCCTTCCGGCAGCCTGTGGATGCTGTCAAACTGGGTCTGCCGGTGAGTAGAGAGATTGGAGTGGGGAGCTATGGAAATGAACAAGAATGTGTGTGCGTGGAGGTGGGCTGTCTAGTGTAGCTGCTGCGGCCCCTAGGAGTTCCCATTTCTACCCTGTAGGGCAGATAGCCACCAGATTTCTGGATTCTTGGTCCTTTGTGTTTGATCCAACCGCTTGCTATCTTAGCATCTCTCATTGTGCCCTCCATGTGTCCTTCCTTAACTTTTGTGCCctggctccattttacagattccCACCCCAGGTTGGGAGAGGACCACGGTGGCCAAAATTCTtagcttcttcctctccctcatgCAGCCCATGGATAGCCAGCCCCAGAGGTAATGTCACAGGATGGGAAGCTTTTCCAgagtgggtgggaggtgggtggtTAGAGAAAGGCAGTAGGGGCCTCCCTATGGGTGATAAGAATcctgttccatttttttcctatccCATAGATTTAATTGGGGCCGCAGTTTAGGAGACTTTGTATTCTTGACGCATAGGgggtgtgtatgtgcgtgtgtgttgggGTCGGTAGTTTGCTTAGGAGAACAGGCGTGTTTATCTTTTTGTAGCTCTGAcctaccatttcttttttcaggaTTATCACAAAATTATAAAGCAGCCTATGGATATGGGTACTATTAAGAGGAGACTTGAAAACAACTATTACTGGGCTGCCTCAGAGTGTATGCAGGATTTTAATACCATGTTCACCAACTGTTATATCTACAACAAGGTGAGTGTTTTTGTGTTGTTAGTAGTTGGGGAGAGACAGTGCATTTTTTATCACTACTTTATCAATGAAAGGTTTAAGTGTTTTACTGTAGGTGTTCTCAGTAGTCAGGATCCTAGAAAGTCTGAGTTCCAAAAGGTACCACTAAAAGCAGTGATGTGGTTTCAGAGATCCAGAGTTAAGAGATGTTTAAATAGAACACTTTTTATTCTTGTGGATAGTGGCCCTGTTTTTCAGAGAAATCTCCAGAGATCTGAGTAGAGcaggaactatttttttttttagtcagctCTCATTCTTCTACTTCTgaactttatttctttgttgcaTCTTGAGGGGCAGAGttggaagagaaaagggaatttaATGGCCCAATACAGGTGATTTTCAGTACTTGATGGTGAAGTTGTGtaaggggggtggtggtgatgccTGGGGCTAGGAATTCCTCAGAGAAAAATGGTTTTGCTTGTCTTTTGCTGGCATTTGaactttttctttgtgtttcctgtAGCCTACTGATGATATTGTCCTGATGGCACAAACGCTGGAAAAGATCTTTCTACAGAAGGTGGCATCAATGCCACAAGAGGAACAAGAGCTTGTGGTGACTATCCCTAAGAACAGCCACAAGAAAGGGGCCAAATTGGCAGGTAGGAAGAGAAGGAGTTTTGCCAATGAAGACCGAAAGATGGGAAAGATAATCAGACtaaactttttttctctccccccaccccagcactccAGGGCAGTATCACCAGTGCCCATCAGGTGCCTGCTGTCTCTTCTGTGTCTCACACAGCCCTGTATACTCCACCACCTGAGATACCTACCACTGTCCTCAACATTCCCCACCCATCGGTCATCTCTTCGCCCCTTCTCAAGTCCTTGCACTCCGCTGGACCCCCGCTCCTTGCTGTCTCTGcagctcccccagcccagccccttgcCAAGGTATACATCTGTGGATATCTTTGGGACAATGAGGATGGAAAGGTCTTGAATGGAGTGGACCCAGGGTAAAAGGCTCCTGTCTTGTTTTTCTCTGCAGAAAAAAGGGGTAAAGCGGAAAGCAGATACTACCACCCCTACACCTACAGCTATCCTGGCTCCTGGCTCCCCAGCTAGCCCTCCCGGGGGTCTTGAGCCTAAGGCAGCACGGCTTCCCCCTATGCGTAGAGAGAGTGGCCGCCCTATCAAGCCCCCACGCAAAGACTTGCCTGACTCTCAGCAACAGCACCAAAGCTCCAAGAAAGGAAAGCTGTCGGAACAGTTAAAACACTGCAATGGCATTTTGAAGGAATTACTCTCTAAGAAGCATGCTGCCTATGCCTGGCCTTTCTATAAACCAGTGGACGCTTCTGCTCTTGGCCTGCATGACTACCATGACATCATTAAGCACCCCATGGACCTCAGCACTGTCAAGGTACCCACTGCATGGGGCAGATGGGATACTCAGGCAGTGATTGGAGCCTAGGGATCAATAAAACAGTCACTTTTTCCGGGCACACAGCAGTCTcggcattttatttttacaaaatagtAACGGGGCAGAAGGTCAGGTACTTGTTAGGAGTCCATATTTTCTGGAGTTTGAGACAGTGTGGTGGGTTTTGTGTTCAGAGCATCGCTATTCATCTACAATTAGGTCCTACCTATTGGGAATGTTGGGTTAGGATAGGAAAGTTAAGGGATGGCTGCTTAGTCAGAGGCCACCCACCCTCTCTTTTCacttagaaatgattttttttcctagacaTAGGTATTTCTTCAACCCACCCAAATTCCTTTGACTTCAAACTTGAGCCCCAGGGCATAGATCCTTAAGGCtacccctgccccgccccggtACTCTCCAGAGGGCTAGCCTTGCGGTGTCTGGAGCTGGCAGGGAAAGGTGAGTCTTCCTGCCTGTGCAGCTTCTGATGCTGCCTCCTTCTGCAGCGGAAGATGGAGAATCGTGATTACCGGGATGCACAGGAGTTTGCTGCTGACGTGCGGCTTATGTTCTCCAACTGCTATAAGTACAATCCCCCAGACCATGATGTCGTGGCCATGGCACGAAAGTTACAGGTGAGTGTCAAGGTCGGAGTTGGAAGAATAAATGGGTCTGGGGAGAGAAATTTTGCTGTCTGTGGTGCACAACCTCAACATGGGGCTCTCCCAGTCTCTACAGTTGTAAATTGGAGCTGCCATATGGCTGGGTATGATCAGGGCATATCCACTAGCATGGTTTTGAGTCTGCTGTCTCTTTCTAGGATGTGTTTGAGTTCCGTTATGCCAAGATGCCAGATGAACCACTGGAACCAGGGCCTTTACCAGTCTCTACTGCCTTGCCCCCTGGCTTGGCCAAATCATCTTCAGAGTCCTCCAGCGAGGAAAGTAGTAGTGAGAGCTCttctgaggaggaggaggaggaagatgaggaggatgaagaggaggaagaagagagtgaAAGCTCTGACTCTGAGGAAGAAAGGGCTCATCGCTTGGCTGAACTACAGGAAcaggtattattttaatttgtcacTGTTCAGTTTACTGGGTGAGGTTTGTGCGCTGTCTTGgccctaaattttttttgtttcagtctTTATTgctttacctatttattttttctatttcacatgattctttttcctctttagctTCGAGCAGTACATGAACAACTGGCTGCCCTGTCCCAAGGCCCGATATCCAAGCCCAAgcgaaagagagaaaaaaaagagaaaaagaagaaacggAAGGCAGAGAAGCATCGAGGCCGAGCTGGGGTTGAGGAAGATGACAAAGGGCCTCGGGCACCTCGCCCATCTCAGCCCAAGAAGTCCAAGAAAGCGAGTGGCAGTGGGGCTGGCAGCGCTGCTACCCTAGGCCCTCCTGGCTTTGGACCTTCTGGAGGAAGTAGCACCAAGTGAGTACTATCTAACATGGAAGCAGAGACAGCTCAGTTATGTCTCTAATCTCTCCGGGGAGGATGATTTCTCCCACTCCTTGCAAAGGTTTCTCTAAATCAGGGTCCAGCGAATTTTTTCTGCAAGTGGCCAGGTGATGAAGTAGACTTTTGAAGACTGTAGTCTCTCAAAGCTGCTTGACTCTGACAGTGTAGTCTGCCTACCCCTTCTCTAAACCAGTGAATCTGTGGTTTTTCGTGTTTTCTTCTGTGGTCGGGGGTGGGTTAGTGCTTTagggagcaaaaaaaaaagtggacctGTGCCAGCGTACTTATATTTAGTTCTCAAAGTCCGAGATTAATAAAAGTGTTTGACATGTATAGAAGCTCTGCTCCCCTGATACAGTGTCTAGTAGCCCACTCTTTTGCCTTAATGGAAAACAGTTTTTCAGGCATGAAATCCAGGTCACTGGGTTGAATAGTGAGAATATCCCACAATTGACAATTTTCTTTTGCCCGTAGACTCCCCAAAAAGGCCACAAAGAcagccccacctgccctgccTGCAGGCTATGattcagaggaagaggaagaaagcaggCCCATGAGTTACGACGAGAAGCGGCAGTTGAGCCTGGACATCAACAAGTTGCCCGGGGAGAAACTGGGTCGAGTTGTACACATAATTCAAGCCAGGGAGCCCTCTTTACGTGACTCAAACCCAGAAGAAATTGAGATTGATTTTGAAACGCTCAAGCCATCCACACTTAGAGAGCTTGAACGCTATGTCCTTTCCTGCCTACGAAAGAAACCTCGGAAGCCCTATAGTGAGTATGAAATGAGGCCCACCAGTTAACTCAGCAAATCCTTGCGAAGTTCTGAGGAGGATTTGTTGCATCTAGAGGGGCAGAGTTAACTCAGTTAACTCAGCAAATCCTCACGAAGTTCTGAGGACAGTGAGAGAAGGATAGTTAGGCATATGCTTGATGGACTTGAGATCATCAGCTCCTGGGATGATAAGGGTTGGATTAGTTGCTTCCCAATGTTCAAGAAAGGAATTTGGCAACAGTAGGGGACAGAGAAACTAGGGTGCTTCTGGCTATCTTAATCCtggtatatttgtttttctagctATTAAGAAACCTGTGGGAAAGACAAAGGAGGAACTGGCTTTGGAGAAGAAGCGGGAACTAGAAAAGCGGTTACAAGATGTTAGTGGGCAGCTCAATTCTACCAAAAAGCCCCCCAAGAAAGGTGAGTGTTCAGTAAGCCACTGTGAATTCACTACACCCTGCCCTCTTGACTcttgaaaaatggaaatcagacTGAAATAATCTTTAAACTTCAACTTTGTTCTGCAGCGAGTGAAAAAACAGAGACGTCATCGGCACAGCAGGTAGCAGTATCCCGCCTCAGTGCTTCCAGCTCCAGCTCGGATTCCAGCTCCTCttcttcatcttcctcttcttcagaCACCAGTGATTCAGACTCAGGCTAAGGGGCCAGGCCAGATGGGGCAGGAGGCTCCGCAGGACCGGACCCCTAgaccaccctgccccacccctacTCTCCCTTTGCTGTGACACTTCCTCatctcaccccctccccccactgtaGGAGAGCTGGCTCTGCAGGGGGGAGGAATGCAGGGACAATTACTGAAGGAGGGACataaatggacaaaatacaacTGCGTTCCCAGCCCCATGGAGAGTGACCTCTTAGGCATAGAGCCCCTATTCAAAATGACTGTGGTGGGGCAGGGGTAAAGGGTGGGAATGGGCAAAGGCCCTGATACAGGGTTACCTGAGGCCGTAGCTGCCCTGTTCACTTGTAAGGGCCCTGTTTTGAGGTTGTttgttctaatttattttaagctAGGTAAGGCCGAGGCAGGGTGGGGCCGTGGTCCCCTCAGCCtccatggggagggaggaagacgttCTTTTTTTacgttgactttttttttctactctgttttcccttttccttctgctCCATTTGGGGCCCCTGGGGGTTTCAGTCATCTCCCCATTTGGTCCCCTGGATTGTCTtttctttgtctgttgattctaacttgtaaataaagaaaatattattcaagTTTTGAGTTTATTactttaatgacatttttttctagtgCTTCAAAATGAATGTGATACAATTGAAATTTTGAAGAAAGTACTCTGAGGTGAGGAAAAAGGACCATCCTGTTTTAAATAAACCAGTAGGCTGTTGCTGTAGTGATAGAAGTGCAGATTCCGTTTGTAAAGTGAATCCCCCAAAATAACCTTAAAGTTTGCAATTTGCTCTGGttttagatgaagaaaacaaaattctctgGCTCATTCATATCTTAACCAAGTTTCAAACTCAAGATTTGGAATAGGCTCAAGTTTTCCTCTGGTGCTGGATATGTGGGTTGTTTCTTGGACACTTAGCAAGATGTGAAAGGGATGGGAGGTAGCCAACAGTAGGTACTTCTTGCATTGGGCATCTGCCTTAAAAAGGCAGTTGTGTCTACTTTTATAATTTGCTGCTTTGGCCTCAAGTTGCACATGTACATAGCTTTGCAAAGTTGGTTAATACAATGCCAGTTCAGAGAATTCCAGTGATCCTTACCAAAATGAAATCACAAGAACtcatttccagggcttccctggtggtgcagtggttgagggtccgtctgccgatgcaggggacacaggttcgtgccccggtccgggaagatcccacgtgccgcggagcggctggacccgtgagccatggcctgtgagcctgtgcgtccagagcctgtgatccgcagcgggagaggccacaacagtgagaggcccgcgtaccacaaaaaaaaaaaaatttccagaagtCCAACCTCTTGTCGTGCTGTATAGACAGAAGGACTCTATAGTTGAGAAGTATGAGATGTCTGATTTCTGGAATTTGGGGGGCTTTACACCCTACAAAAGGGGACGGTTTAAAATAATGTGCTGTAGTAGAaaacctgaatttttaaatggaaggCTGGGAATGTAAACCTAATGGTTTATTCTGCTGTAACGTTGCTGGAAACAGGTGGAAAGTGGAATATGGTGGAGATGGTAGTGATGATTTTGGAGGTAGCAATAAATTGGGCTCTAGCAGTGACTCTCAACCCTTGTTGCATACTTGGACTCCAGAGCTGCTAAAAGCTTGTAACGGGTTTCTGTCTGaatccttttttttggccataccccGCGACTTGTgtgatcttagtttcccaaccagggcttgaacccagacctgcagtggaagtgcagagtcctaaccactggactaccagggaattccctgaattcTTAAGTTGAGGCCCAGGCAACGCAAAAGCTCAGAGATGGTAATACCCAAGCAGGTCTGGGAATCACTTGTTACCATTTTGCAAGGCTCTTAGTTTTTTAAAGGGGAGGAGCCCCCTGATTGGGCTTTTCAGCCCACTTAATTGTAGATCTCAGTGAGTGAACTCTTCAACTCCCTTTGAGCTCTGTTCATCTAGAGAAAAGTGATGGAAAGGATTTGGAAAGTTCAGTAGTACTTAAGAGTTGTGGGTGTGGGATAGGATTTATTTAAGTCCAAAGGGATAAATGTTGATTTCAAATAGATGTGTGTCAATCTAACACTATATCTCATTTAAATGGGCATTTAAGGTGTGAGATTAGTTTGGGGAGGAGACCAGGCATACAATCTTGGAAGACTGTCTGTGGCTGCATCCCCTTCTGTTCACGtcatttaagtattttaaaattgtggtttGGGAAAATAAAGACTTCAACTCTCAGAAGATGAGTTTCTGACATTGTACCTGTGGAGGCAATTTAATATTCCCTATAGACTGAATCCAGAACAGTCTAAGTGCTATAAAAGTAGGTGGCCTGGCTTATTCCCTTGACTGCAGAGCAGGCTGAGACTGGGCAAGAGTGGCTCTGGACCTGGTTTACACCTCCCTCTTTACCACCTCACTAGACAGCTTACAAACGTTCATGGATTTCCTGATGGTAAGTCTGTTGGTGAAGAGTCCTTTCCCTGGTTCCTGACCCTTGAGGTTGCCATTTAGCCCTTTGATTTACCTTTTCCCTTAGTCGAATTTACTGGTCAAAACCTTAGCTGTATCCCATCCTCTCCTTGAGGCATTGTAATAGTTTCAGGAGTCTGATCCCCATTTTGGTTTGAATTATTGTCTTCCAAAGTAACAAGCACAGTCCCCAGCTCAACCAGAAGGAACAATTATGGAATCCTACCGTGGGCAGTATTACCTCCCATGCTCTTTCCAGCTCTTGTAAGCATGGGTTccactgtctcttttttttttttttttttttttttgctacctcTTGCCGTTTGCTCCCCTTTAATGTTTCCATAGTAATCATTAATTCAGAGTTCCTTTGATTGtcttatttttcaataaacacCATTAATCTAGACGTTGTCAAACTGCTCAGTCAGGAGGTGTGGCAGTGAAGATAAAGGCAAGGCCCTTGCCTTGTCTTTGAATCTTGCTTTATCAGTGCAGTTAGCTCGTGGTGCAGTTACTGGGCTGATTTGCTCTAAGATGAAGGCATGACAGTCTTCCAGATGATTCTTTCTAATTGCACCCAAATGTGTGCACCCCAGTCCAAGCCCTGCCAGCCTTGCTCTTGGATTCTCTCAGCACTATCCTGACTGAAAAGCCCTGCTTCCCTGAGGGGCTCCCAGGACAAGAATCAAACAAAGCTGGTTGGAGTTACTCTCTGAGGCTTGCCAAGAATAACACAGGGGAGGACTCGCTGATCAATGAGAAAAGGACTCCCAGAGAGCCAGGAAGGGGACTGGGAATGGTAGATGGAACTGATACATGATGATTCCATGATCTCCGTCTTtgcttctttcccctttcctggATCGTCACCCTAGTTCAAGCTCTGCAGAATCCCACTAGCAGGTCTTGCTGTCCCCATAGTTT
Protein-coding regions in this window:
- the BRD2 gene encoding bromodomain-containing protein 2 isoform X1; this encodes MLQNVTPHNKLPGEGNAGLLGLGPEAAAPGKRIRKPSLLYEGFESPTMASVPALQLTPANPPPPEVSNPKKPGRVTNQLQYLHKVVMKALWKHQFAWPFRQPVDAVKLGLPDYHKIIKQPMDMGTIKRRLENNYYWAASECMQDFNTMFTNCYIYNKPTDDIVLMAQTLEKIFLQKVASMPQEEQELVVTIPKNSHKKGAKLAALQGSITSAHQVPAVSSVSHTALYTPPPEIPTTVLNIPHPSVISSPLLKSLHSAGPPLLAVSAAPPAQPLAKKKGVKRKADTTTPTPTAILAPGSPASPPGGLEPKAARLPPMRRESGRPIKPPRKDLPDSQQQHQSSKKGKLSEQLKHCNGILKELLSKKHAAYAWPFYKPVDASALGLHDYHDIIKHPMDLSTVKRKMENRDYRDAQEFAADVRLMFSNCYKYNPPDHDVVAMARKLQDVFEFRYAKMPDEPLEPGPLPVSTALPPGLAKSSSESSSEESSSESSSEEEEEEDEEDEEEEEESESSDSEEERAHRLAELQEQLRAVHEQLAALSQGPISKPKRKREKKEKKKKRKAEKHRGRAGVEEDDKGPRAPRPSQPKKSKKASGSGAGSAATLGPPGFGPSGGSSTKLPKKATKTAPPALPAGYDSEEEEESRPMSYDEKRQLSLDINKLPGEKLGRVVHIIQAREPSLRDSNPEEIEIDFETLKPSTLRELERYVLSCLRKKPRKPYTIKKPVGKTKEELALEKKRELEKRLQDVSGQLNSTKKPPKKASEKTETSSAQQVAVSRLSASSSSSDSSSSSSSSSSSDTSDSDSG
- the BRD2 gene encoding bromodomain-containing protein 2 isoform X4, which produces MDMGTIKRRLENNYYWAASECMQDFNTMFTNCYIYNKPTDDIVLMAQTLEKIFLQKVASMPQEEQELVVTIPKNSHKKGAKLAALQGSITSAHQVPAVSSVSHTALYTPPPEIPTTVLNIPHPSVISSPLLKSLHSAGPPLLAVSAAPPAQPLAKKKGVKRKADTTTPTPTAILAPGSPASPPGGLEPKAARLPPMRRESGRPIKPPRKDLPDSQQQHQSSKKGKLSEQLKHCNGILKELLSKKHAAYAWPFYKPVDASALGLHDYHDIIKHPMDLSTVKRKMENRDYRDAQEFAADVRLMFSNCYKYNPPDHDVVAMARKLQDVFEFRYAKMPDEPLEPGPLPVSTALPPGLAKSSSESSSEESSSESSSEEEEEEDEEDEEEEEESESSDSEEERAHRLAELQEQLRAVHEQLAALSQGPISKPKRKREKKEKKKKRKAEKHRGRAGVEEDDKGPRAPRPSQPKKSKKASGSGAGSAATLGPPGFGPSGGSSTKLPKKATKTAPPALPAGYDSEEEEESRPMSYDEKRQLSLDINKLPGEKLGRVVHIIQAREPSLRDSNPEEIEIDFETLKPSTLRELERYVLSCLRKKPRKPYTIKKPVGKTKEELALEKKRELEKRLQDVSGQLNSTKKPPKKASEKTETSSAQQVAVSRLSASSSSSDSSSSSSSSSSSDTSDSDSG
- the BRD2 gene encoding bromodomain-containing protein 2 isoform X3 — its product is MASVPALQLTPANPPPPEVSNPKKPGRVTNQLQYLHKVVMKALWKHQFAWPFRQPVDAVKLGLPDYHKIIKQPMDMGTIKRRLENNYYWAASECMQDFNTMFTNCYIYNKPTDDIVLMAQTLEKIFLQKVASMPQEEQELVVTIPKNSHKKGAKLAALQGSITSAHQVPAVSSVSHTALYTPPPEIPTTVLNIPHPSVISSPLLKSLHSAGPPLLAVSAAPPAQPLAKKKGVKRKADTTTPTPTAILAPGSPASPPGGLEPKAARLPPMRRESGRPIKPPRKDLPDSQQQHQSSKKGKLSEQLKHCNGILKELLSKKHAAYAWPFYKPVDASALGLHDYHDIIKHPMDLSTVKRKMENRDYRDAQEFAADVRLMFSNCYKYNPPDHDVVAMARKLQDVFEFRYAKMPDEPLEPGPLPVSTALPPGLAKSSSESSSEESSSESSSEEEEEEDEEDEEEEEESESSDSEEERAHRLAELQEQLRAVHEQLAALSQGPISKPKRKREKKEKKKKRKAEKHRGRAGVEEDDKGPRAPRPSQPKKSKKASGSGAGSAATLGPPGFGPSGGSSTKLPKKATKTAPPALPAGYDSEEEEESRPMSYDEKRQLSLDINKLPGEKLGRVVHIIQAREPSLRDSNPEEIEIDFETLKPSTLRELERYVLSCLRKKPRKPYTIKKPVGKTKEELALEKKRELEKRLQDVSGQLNSTKKPPKKASEKTETSSAQQVAVSRLSASSSSSDSSSSSSSSSSSDTSDSDSG
- the BRD2 gene encoding bromodomain-containing protein 2 isoform X2 yields the protein MLQNVTPHNKLPGEGNAGLLGLGPEAAAPGKRIRKPSLLYEGFESPTMASVPALQLTPANPPPPEVSNPKKPGRVTNQLQYLHKVVMKALWKHQFAWPFRQPVDAVKLGLPDYHKIIKQPMDMGTIKRRLENNYYWAASECMQDFNTMFTNCYIYNKPTDDIVLMAQTLEKIFLQKVASMPQEEQELVVTIPKNSHKKGAKLAALYTPPPEIPTTVLNIPHPSVISSPLLKSLHSAGPPLLAVSAAPPAQPLAKKKGVKRKADTTTPTPTAILAPGSPASPPGGLEPKAARLPPMRRESGRPIKPPRKDLPDSQQQHQSSKKGKLSEQLKHCNGILKELLSKKHAAYAWPFYKPVDASALGLHDYHDIIKHPMDLSTVKRKMENRDYRDAQEFAADVRLMFSNCYKYNPPDHDVVAMARKLQDVFEFRYAKMPDEPLEPGPLPVSTALPPGLAKSSSESSSEESSSESSSEEEEEEDEEDEEEEEESESSDSEEERAHRLAELQEQLRAVHEQLAALSQGPISKPKRKREKKEKKKKRKAEKHRGRAGVEEDDKGPRAPRPSQPKKSKKASGSGAGSAATLGPPGFGPSGGSSTKLPKKATKTAPPALPAGYDSEEEEESRPMSYDEKRQLSLDINKLPGEKLGRVVHIIQAREPSLRDSNPEEIEIDFETLKPSTLRELERYVLSCLRKKPRKPYTIKKPVGKTKEELALEKKRELEKRLQDVSGQLNSTKKPPKKASEKTETSSAQQVAVSRLSASSSSSDSSSSSSSSSSSDTSDSDSG